CGATGATGAAAAGGGATACCTCAGCACAGACCAGCGACATGTCATCAAGATAAATGCAACGACGGAAATCCCGCAATGGAATTTCAGGGTGGGAGCGCTGGTTACATGGGAATCGGGGTTGCCGTATTCCATCATCAAACAGGATGTCTCCCTGGATTCCAATAATCCCTATCTTGCAACCCAATGGCCGGCTAAACCACGATTCAGGACAACCTATCCCACGCATCAGAGGAATGATCAGAGGAACGAATCATTCTGGACTTTCGACGTAAAGTTCCAGAAGGATCTCCTCATCAAGAAGACGCTGGTTTCTGTATTTGCCGACATCTTCAATGTTCTCAACGAAGATCGATTGAGAATATGGGCGATCGCCAATCGCAGGATGATCGGTGAAAGAAGGTTCGGCAGGTTCTTCCAGGTCGGATTCAAGATGAAGTTCTAGCCGCGCCAGAATCGAAGAGCATGAGAAAAGGGGGCTTTATGCCCCCTTTTCTTTTCCTGCAACCTGTGCTTACCCGTGCGATTGGAAGAAGAGTTTCAAGAGCTCCATATCTTGCATCGTATGAGCTCAATATTTCTGAAAATTACAATAATCGAAGGACGAAAATTGAGGATACTCCCCGGTTGGAGAAATTGACAAGGAAAAGGTCTTCCTGTAAATTCTAAAGTCATGACAGCTGTGAACGGGGGAAAGTAGATATATATGATTCATTTCTTCAATACACTGTCGGGGCAGGTGGAGGCGTTTAAACCAATTGAGGGCAACAAAGTGCGCATGTATACCTGCGGCCCGACAGTCTACGACTTTGCCCATATAGGAAATTTCCGCACATATGTCTGGGAAGATCTTCTCAGAAGATATCTGAAATTCAGGGGTCTGGAAGTGACTCAGGTGATGAACATCACGGATGTGGAAGACAAGATCATCAAAGCCTCCCTGCAGAATAAGATCCCGATCGATGAATATACGGCGCCTTACATCGAGGCTTTTTTCAAGGACATCGATGCTCTCGCCATCGAGAGAGTGGAGATCTATCCCCGCGCAACTCACCATATTAAAGAGATGATCGATCTGGCCGTCTGCCTGAAGGAGAAGGGTTACACGTATGAGACGGGCGGCTCGCTCTACTTCAGAATCTCTTCCTTCAATGACTACGGAAGGCTCTCCAAACTGGATAAAAGAGTCCTGAGACATGGAGCAAGAGTGGACAGCGATGAGTACGACAAAGAGAACGTGCAGGATTTCGTCCTCTGGAAAGGAAAGAAAGAGGGAGAACCGTTCTGGCCGAGTCCCTTTGGCGAAGGAAGACCGGGCTGGCATCTGGAATGTTCTGCCATGAGCATGAAGTACCTCGGCGAGACCTTTGACATACATACCGGGGGAGTGGACAACATCTTTCCTCACCACGAGAACGAGATCGCCCAGAGCGAAGCCTGCACGGGCAAGAAGTTTGTCAACTACTGGCTCCATTCCTCTCACCTTCTGGTCGACGGGGAGAAGATGGCCAAGTCGAAGGGGAACTTCTACACCCTGCGTGAACTCCTGGAGAATGGTTACCGGGGGCGCTCCATCAGGTATCTTCTTCTCGCGACTCATTACCGGAAGAACCTCAACTTCACTTTTGAAGCTCTCAAGCAGGCGGAGCAAGAGCTGGAACGGTTAGACGATTTCAGATACAGGCTGGAAAGTGAAAAAGTTGTTGCCGGAATGAACGAAAGACTTCAGGAGAAGATCCGTGAGGCGGAGTCGGAGTTCATTCAGACAATGGACGATGACCTCAATATCTCTGGTGCCATTGGAGTCATCTTCAAGCTTATCAGGGAGGTCAATATCTCCTACGATCGTGGAGAAGTTACCGCAGGAGAGAGGGATCGGATTCTTTCGCTGCTGCGTTCCTGGGACAGGGTCCTTGGCGTCATCGAGAGAGGAAGGGAGTTTATAGATGAAGATATCGAGAAGATGATAGCGCAAAGAAACGAAGCAAGGAGGAATAAAGACTATGGGACAGCGGACAGGATCAGAGCCGAACTCCTTTCCCGGGGAATCGTTCTTGAGGACACGCCGCAGGGTGTGAGATGGAAGAAGAGGTAATGTAGAGTCTTCTTCCATTAAACTTTTTTAATGAAAATCCTGTCCAATAGTTAAGAGTTTTCATGGAAGAGACCCGATCGGAAAAAGCCAGGGGCGGGGAGCTTGATCTAATCGAAAGGGCAAGAGCCGGTGATCGGGAAGCATTTGAAGCTCTGATGAACAGGTACAGAAAAGATATCTATCATCTGGCTTACAGGATAGCCGGGAACCACCACGATGCCGATGATATAGCCCAGGATACCTTCGTCAAAGCTTATCTTTCGCTGAAGAAATTCAGGGGCTTTTCCTCTTTCAGGACCTGGATCTATTCCATAGCCCTCAACACGGCAAGGACCGTTGCGGGGAGAGAAGGAAAGTCAAGGAAGGTGATGGTTCCACTGACAAAAGAAACGATCATGATGGCTCCGGAGCGGAAAAACGCCGAACCTGAGACAGAAGTAAAGGAACGTCTTGCCGAATTGATGCGGCTCCTTCCGGCACGACAGAGGGAGGTGCTCCTTCTCAAGATATTTCACGGGATGAAGCACCGGGAGATCGCGAGGGCCCTGGGAATAACAGCCGGGGCAGCCAAGGCGAACCTCTTTCATGCCATAAAATTTCTGAGGAGCAGACTGGAAGAGAAATAGCAGGAGGAGATTTCAACCATGAGATGCAGTGTCGTTAATAGACTCATCTTTGAAAGCCTTTGCGGGACAATCAAGACAGAGGATGAGAAGGCCCTGGACGAGCATCTGTCCATCTGCAGGAGATGCGCGCTGGAAAAGGAGAAGATGGGACAATTGCTGGATCGGATCTCCCGGCAGGAGGAAGTCGATCCCGGTGAAGCCTACTGGGGCTCCTTCAACGAGAGGGTATTTTCAAAGATTGACAAACGCTCCCGGGAGAGGCGATTGATCATGCCGATTTCCCCATGGAGATGGATAGCCGCTGCTGGAGCCGTCGCCATCTTCCTCATTACTATCCTTTTTTCTTACAGATACTCGATTCAGAAACAGCCGCAGATTGCTCGCTATGAGATGAGAGTCCAGGAGGCGATCCAGGAGGTGGGTGCAGAAGAGATTGATGATCTCCTCGAGAGAGTGATACCCTTCTATCAGCAGGATAGTCTCTATTTCAGGAGCCTCGATGTTCTCTTCATCAACGGGAAAACCGCACCGGTCAGCATCAACGCCTTTAATGGCGATGACTTTATTCCCTATTTCCGCCTTGAGGAAATGAGCGATAGTGAGAAGGAGAAGTTGATCGAGCAGATGGAATCGGAGATGATTTAGAATGAGATCTGATACCGTAAAGGATCTCTGATGGATTTTTCATCGTGAAACGAAGCAAGGAAAATACAATGGAGAAGTAGCCATGAGGAAAAAATTAGTGGTTGTTCTTATTTCCTCGTTTCTTCTCTTCTTGCTGGGTTCTCTCACGATGGCTCAGGAGAGAGAGCAGCTCCGGAAGCAGAGGAGAGAGAAGGATTTAAGAGAGACGATCAAGATTTACATGTACTACAAGATGAAGTCGGCTCTCGAGCTCACCGAAGAGCAGGATCAGAAGATCATCCCCATCGTTGAAGAGATGGAAGTAGAGAAGCACAGGTTCATGGAACAGAAGAGGCTCCTCCTGAAGGACCTGGAGGAGATGCTGGCCGATACGCGCACAAGCGATGATGCGATACTGAAAAGGCTCGACCAGCTCCATGAAATGGACGAGAAATTCAGGAAGAACGAGGAAGAGATTCTTTCGCAGATCGGAACCATCCTGAGCCCAAGGCAGAGAGCCAGATTCCTGCTCTTCATGGTAGATTTCACCAGGGAGTTACAGAACAAGATCGAAAACATCAGGAGGATGCAGGAGAACGAGGACATGAGGAGGAGAAGGATGTCTGAACAGCACGATCCTGGTCGGGATGATGAATGAGAGGCGCTCGAAAGGAGAATAATGAATCGCGGTTGAGACGATGAAGAAAGTGATCGACAAGGAGAGACTGTCTAGGAGGCACATCGGGGCGATGGGGGAAGAACTTGCCGCAACGTATCTTCAGCGGAAGGGTTACAGGATCATCGAGAGAGGATTTCGAACGAGATACGGCGAAATAGACATCATTGCGGTAGATGGAAATGTCATTGCCTTTATTGAGGTCAAGATGAGGAGAAGCGAAACCTGCGGAGTACCAGGTGATGCTCTCGATCAAAGAAAGCGGGTACGGATCGCAGGCATGGCGAATCATTTCATCTCCATGAAGCGGTGGGATGATAGAATTTGCCGTTTCGATACGGTACTGATCTCCGCTACCTGCGATGGGAGTTACGAAGTCGAATTGATCAAGGACGCCTTCCGGATGGAATAGCGAATGAAGAACCTGGAATGGGGGAAATGCTTGACAGTTGTGGGGTGCTCTGTTATATTCACACGCAAAATGCGGGAATAACTCAGCGGTAGAGTGCAACCTTGCCAAGGTTGAAGTCGCGGGTTCAAATCCCGTTTCCCGCTCCAGAAAGAAATCCCGGAAGCTGTCTTTCCGGGTTTTTTATTGCAAAAAAGCCCGCCATTTAGAACAACAGCGGGCTTATGCCCTATCGGCTACCCTATCCTTTCAACGCTCGATAGGGGGAGGTAGTAATATTATTCTTCAACAACAGTCATGATAAAACATAATGCCAATTTTTTGAAAATGCAAATATAATTTTTTAAAATTATATATATAATTATATATTTTTAAGTATTTAATTAGTAAACTCCTCCTCAGCGTACTATGGACGAATTTTGAGAATGTAAGATATTGAGCTTCGTAAAAAGAATGGAGCATTCTCATATTTTTAGCTATAATTGGGGGTATGAGACCCCAAGGAACCCCCCAACAACTGGAGAAGCGACGCCGACAGGCCATCCAGTTGTTGAAGCAA
This genomic stretch from Acidobacteriota bacterium harbors:
- the cysS gene encoding cysteine--tRNA ligase, whose translation is MYMIHFFNTLSGQVEAFKPIEGNKVRMYTCGPTVYDFAHIGNFRTYVWEDLLRRYLKFRGLEVTQVMNITDVEDKIIKASLQNKIPIDEYTAPYIEAFFKDIDALAIERVEIYPRATHHIKEMIDLAVCLKEKGYTYETGGSLYFRISSFNDYGRLSKLDKRVLRHGARVDSDEYDKENVQDFVLWKGKKEGEPFWPSPFGEGRPGWHLECSAMSMKYLGETFDIHTGGVDNIFPHHENEIAQSEACTGKKFVNYWLHSSHLLVDGEKMAKSKGNFYTLRELLENGYRGRSIRYLLLATHYRKNLNFTFEALKQAEQELERLDDFRYRLESEKVVAGMNERLQEKIREAESEFIQTMDDDLNISGAIGVIFKLIREVNISYDRGEVTAGERDRILSLLRSWDRVLGVIERGREFIDEDIEKMIAQRNEARRNKDYGTADRIRAELLSRGIVLEDTPQGVRWKKR
- a CDS encoding RNA polymerase sigma factor codes for the protein MEETRSEKARGGELDLIERARAGDREAFEALMNRYRKDIYHLAYRIAGNHHDADDIAQDTFVKAYLSLKKFRGFSSFRTWIYSIALNTARTVAGREGKSRKVMVPLTKETIMMAPERKNAEPETEVKERLAELMRLLPARQREVLLLKIFHGMKHREIARALGITAGAAKANLFHAIKFLRSRLEEK
- a CDS encoding YraN family protein, yielding MKKVIDKERLSRRHIGAMGEELAATYLQRKGYRIIERGFRTRYGEIDIIAVDGNVIAFIEVKMRRSETCGVPGDALDQRKRVRIAGMANHFISMKRWDDRICRFDTVLISATCDGSYEVELIKDAFRME